One stretch of Myxocyprinus asiaticus isolate MX2 ecotype Aquarium Trade chromosome 23, UBuf_Myxa_2, whole genome shotgun sequence DNA includes these proteins:
- the LOC127414325 gene encoding leucine-rich repeat, immunoglobulin-like domain and transmembrane domain-containing protein 3, whose product MLLYAHLTLCLALVVCAQSPACPSLCTCVFHSRSNGKGLRTVLCKNPALTAIPTDLPSDIVKFRLERTSVSRIFRGAFSTMPELLYLWLTYNSITVLHPRSFTNLSSLHELRLDGNLLSTFPWEGLRDVPRLRTLGLHNNRLARIPPLAVRYLGNITYLDLSSNRLSSLPNDLAALWPFNTLSDSSQTQRSVVLGLQDNPWVCDCRLSSLLDISKTPESSLVLLDRFLTCSGPPNLAGVPFQSVELSHCHRPYVVTSATKITALLGSNVLLRCDATGYPTPTLMWIKSARASLYNTDAQESPRVGIRWSAVSLNGISYKDAGEYRCRAQNMAGISEAIVSLNVVGVMAEYADSEKSDLQQRVAKSDHSQRKPNQKSTVTPSLFPLNITGLGWISQ is encoded by the exons ATGCTTCTATATGCTCACCTCACGTTGTGCTTGGCTTTGGTTGTCTGTGCACAGAGTCCTGCATGCCCGTCTCTGTGCACCTGTGTGTTCCACAGTCGCAGCAATGGCAAGGGACTCAG AACTGTGCTCTGTAAGAACCCAGCCTTGACTGCCATTCCAACAGATCTTCCAAGTGACATCGTAAAGTTTCGTCTGGAACGCACCTCTGTCTCAAGGATTTTTAGAGGTGCTTTCTCCACAATGCCCGAACTCCTTTATCTGTGGCTTACATATAACTCCATCACCGTTCTACATCCAAGGAGTTTTACAAACCTGTCTTCCCTTCATGAGTTACGACTGGATGGGAACCTTCTGTCCACCTTCCCCTGGGAGGGACTCAGGGATGTGCCCCGCCTCCGAACGCTTGGACTGCACAATAACCGCCTGGCACGCATCCCACCCCTTGCTGTGCGTTACCTAGGCAACATCACTTACCTGGACCTGTCGAGCAACAGGCTGAGCTCCCTGCCTAATGATCTGGCTGCTCTCTGGCCATTCAATACGCTCAGTGATAGCTCTCAAACCCAGCGCTCAGTGGTTCTAG GTCTACAGGATAACCCGTGGGTGTGTGACTGTAGGCTTTCTTCCTTACTTGACATTAGTAAGACACCAGAGTCCTCCCTGGTCCTGTTGGATCGGTTCCTGACCTGTAGTGGACCGCCAAACCTCGCTGGAGTTCCCTTTCAGAGTGTGGAGCTCTCTCACTGCCACAGGCCCTATGTAGTGACCTCTGCCACAAAGATCACAGCTCTGCTGGGTAGCAATGTCTTACTTCGCTGTGATGCTACAGGATACCCCACTCCCACACTTATGTGGATCAAATCTGCCAGAGCCAGCCTTTATAACACAG ATGCACAAGAGTCTCCTCGAGTAGGAATTCGTTGGTCTGCAGTCAGTCTTAATGGAATATCCTATAAAGATGCAGGAGAGTACCGGTGCAGAGCGCAAAACATGGCAGGGATATCAGAGGCTATTGTCAGTCTGAATGtggttggagtgatggctgaatATGCAGACTCTGAAAAATCAGACCTACAGCAAAGAGTTGCAAAATCAGACCATTCACAGAGGAAACCCAACCAGAAATCTACAGTGACACCTTCCTTGTTCCCTCTAAACATAACTGGACTGGGATGGATTTCccaataa
- the LOC127414282 gene encoding visual pigment-like receptor peropsin translates to MTICDKTMASGFLNSSTETVPYGEKSAFSQTEHNVVATYLIIAGVVSLSSNIVVLLMFVKFRELRNATNAVIINLAFTDIGVAGIGYPMSAASDLHGSWKFGYTGCQIYAALNIFFGMASIGLLTVVAIDRYLTICRPDIGQKLTKLSYTLLIVAAWLNAVFWSSMPIAGWAGYAPDPTGATCTINWRNNDISFVSYTMAVITVNFIIPLSVMFYCYYNVSVTVKRYKASNCLESINMDWSDQMDVTKMSVIMIVMFLVAWSPYSIVCLWASFGDPKMIPAPMATIAPLFAKSSTFYNPCIYVITNKRFRRAIIGMLRCQTRQRITISNQVPMTASSLPLNP, encoded by the exons ATGACTATTTGTGACAAAACGATGGCATCTGGATTTCTTAATTCTTCAACTGAGACTGTTCCCTATGGTGAAAAGAGTGCCTTCTCACAAACAGAACACAATGTTGTTGCGACATACCTCATCATAGCAG GAGTGGTCAGTCTGTCCAGTAATATTGTGGTGCTGCTGATGTTTGTGAAGTTCAGAGAGTTgcgtaatgccacaaatgctgtcattattaATCTGGCCTTTACTGACATTGGTGTGGCCGGTATAGGTTACCCCATGTCAGCAGCCTCTGACCTGCATGGGAGCTGGAAATTCGGCTACACAGGCTGCCAG ATTTATGCTGCTCTGAATATATTCTTTGGAATGGCAAGTATTGGATTGCTCACCGTGGTTGCCATTGACAGATACCTTACCATATGTCGACCTGACATAG GGCAGAAGCTGACAAAATTGTCATACACACTTCTAATTGTGGCTGCTTGGCTGAATGCAGTGTTTTGGTCATCCATGCCAATCGCTGGTTGGGCAGGATATGCCCCTGACCCCACAGGGGCCACATGTACCATTAACTGGAGGAACAATGACAT ATCTTTTGTGTCCTACACTATGGCCGTGATTACTGTCAACTTCATCATTCCCCTGTCGGTCATGTTCTATTGTTACTACAATGTCTCAGTTACTGTGAAGAGGTACAAAGCCAGTAACTGCCTAGAGAGCATCAACATGGACTGGTCAGATCAGATGGATGTTACCAAG ATGTCCGTTATAATGATAGTGATGTTCCTGGTTGCCTGGTCTCCATATTCAATTGTGTGTTTGTGGGCATCATTTGGTGACCCCAAAATGATTCCAGCTCCAATGGCCACAATCGCTCCACTCTTTGCCAAGTCCTCCACTTTTTACAATCCTTGCATCTATGTCATCACCAACAAAAG GTTCAGAAGAGCTATCATTGGGATGTTACGATGTCAGACACGACAGCGCATCACTATTAGCAACCAGGTTCCAATGACAGCCTCTTCTTTACCTCTCAACCCCTAA